One segment of Kogia breviceps isolate mKogBre1 chromosome 14, mKogBre1 haplotype 1, whole genome shotgun sequence DNA contains the following:
- the AURKA gene encoding aurora kinase A isoform X3 → MDKCKENSISGPKTTVPLGDGPKRVPVTQQFPSQNPVSANSGQAQRVLCPSNSSQRVPSQVQKLVSSQKPVQPLKQKPAQAASAPRPVSRPLSNTQQGEQPRLPPPGNNPEKEVASKQKNEESKRRQWALEDFEIGRPLGKGKFGNVYLAREKQSKFILALKVLFKAQLEKAGVEHQLRREVEIQSHLRHPNILRLYGYFHDATRVYLILEYAPLGAVYRELQKLSKFDEQRTATENHPLRNPGLLAA, encoded by the exons ATGGACAAATGTAAAGAAAACAGCATCTCGGGGCCTAAG ACTACAGTTCCACTTGGTGATGGCCCCAAACGTGTTCCGGTGACTCAGCAATTTCCTTCTCAGAATCCGGTGTCTGCAAACAGTGGCCAGGCTCAGCGGGTCTTGTGTCCTTCAAATTCCTCGCAGCGTGTTCCTTCCCAAGTGCAAAAGCTTGTCTCCAGCCAAAAACCCGTACAGCCCCTGAAGCAGAAGCCGGCGCAGGCAGCCAGCGCCCCTCGTCCCGTCTCCAGGCCGCTGAGTAATACCCAGCAGGGCGAGCAGCCCCGGCTCCCACCACCTG GAAATAACCCTGAAAAGGAAGTGGcatcaaaacagaaaaatgaagaatcaaAAAG AAGGCAGTGggctttggaagattttgaaattGGCCGCCCGCTGGGTAAAGGAAAGTTTGGTAATGTTTATTTggcgagagaaaaacaaagcaagtttATCCTGGCTCTTAAGGTATTATTTAAAGCTCAGTTGGAGAAAGCGGGAGTCGAGCATCAGCTGAGGAGGGAAGTAGAAATACAGTCCCACCTTAG GCATCCAAATATTCTCAGGCTGTATGGTTATTTCCATGATGCTACCAGAGTCTACCTAATTCTGGAATATGCACCCCTCGGAGCTGTCTATAGAGAACTTCAGAAACTGTCAAAGTTTGATGAGCAGAGAACTGCTACT
- the CSTF1 gene encoding cleavage stimulation factor subunit 1 has product MYRTKVGLKDRQQLYKLIISQLLYDGYISIANGLINEIKPQSVCAPSEQLLHLIKLGMENDDTAVQYAIGRSDTVAPGTGIDLEFDADVQTMSPEASEYETCYVTSHKGPCRVATYSRDGQLIATGSADASIKILDTERMLAKSAMPIEVMMNETAQQNMENHPVIRTLYDHVDEVTCLAFHPTEQILASGSRDYTLKLFDYSKPSAKRAFKYIQEAEMLRSISFHPSGDFILVGTQHPTLRLYDINTFQCFVSCNPQDQHTDAICSVNYNPSANMYVTGSKDGCIKLWDGVSNRCITTFEKAHDGAEVCSAIFSKNSKYILSSGKDSVAKLWEISTGRTLVRYTGAGLSGRQVHRTQAVFNHTEDYVLLPDERTISLCCWDSRTAERRNLLSLGHNNIVRCIVHSPTNPGFMTCSDDFRARFWYRRSTTD; this is encoded by the exons ATGTACAGAACCAAAGTGGGCTTGAAGGATCGCCAGCAGCTCTACAAGCTGATCATTAGCCAGCTGCTCTATGATGGCTACATCAGCATTGCTAATGGCCTCATCAATGAAATCAAGCCTCAGTCTGTCTGTGCACCCTCAGAGCAGCTCCTGCACCTCATCAAACTAG gAATGGAAAACGATGATACTGCAGTTCAGTATGCAATTGGTCGGTCAGATACAGTTGCCCCTGGCACAGGAATTGACCTGGAGTTTGATGCAGATGTCCAGACTATGTCCCCAGAGGCTTCAGAGTATGAAACATGCTATGTCACATCCCATAAAGGACCATGTCGTGTAGCTACCTATAGTAGAGATGGGCAGTTAATAGCTACTGGATCTGCTGACGCTTCCATAAAAATACTTGACACAGAAAGAATGTTGGCCAAAAGTGCCATGCCAATAGAG GTCATGATGAATGAGACCGCACAGCAGAACATGGAAAACCACCCAGTGATTCGAACTCTCTATGACCACGTGGATGAAGTCACGTGCCTCGCGTTCCACCCGACGGAGCAGATCCTCGCCTCGGGCTCGAGGGACTACACTCTCAAACTGTTTGATTACTCCAAGCCGTCCGCAAAAAGAGCCTTCAAGTACATTCAG GAGGCTGAAATGTTACGCTCCATCTCTTTTCATCCTTCTGGAGACTTTATACTTGTTGGAACTCAGCATCCTACTCTTCGACTTTATGATATCAACACATTTCAgtgctttgtctcttgtaatcctCAAGATCAACACACCGATGCCATATGTTCTGTTAATTACAACCCTAGCGCCAACATGTATGTGACTGGCAGCAAGGACGGCTGCATCAAGCTGTGGGACGGCGTCTCCAACCGGTGCATCACCACCTTTGAGAAAGCACACGACGGCGCTGAGGTctgctctgccatcttctccAAAAACTCCAAATACATTCTGTCAAGTGGAAAAGACTCTGTAGCCAAACTTTGGGAAATATCAACAGGACGAACCCTGGTCAGATACACAG GTGCCGGCTTGAGCGGACGGCAGGTGCACCGGACGCAGGCCGTTTTCAACCACACGGAGGACTACGTGCTGCTGCCCGACGAGAGGACCATCAGCCTCTGCTGCTGGGACTCGAGGACGGCTGAGCGCCGGAACCTGCTCTCGCTGGGCCACAACAATATCGTGCGCTGTATCGTGCACTCGCCCACCAACCCCGGCTTCATGACCTGCAGCGACGACTTCAGGGCACGGTTTTGGTACCGGAGGTCAACCACAGACTAG